The following coding sequences lie in one Pseudoalteromonas sp. Scap06 genomic window:
- a CDS encoding DUF1653 domain-containing protein: MTTALKLGLYRHYKGPQYKVMHVATHSETNEQLVIYQALYGEYGIWARPLSMFTETVEKDGKTIARFAYLGEAD, translated from the coding sequence ATGACTACAGCACTAAAACTGGGTTTATATCGACACTACAAAGGCCCACAATATAAAGTTATGCATGTGGCGACCCACAGCGAAACCAACGAGCAGTTGGTTATTTACCAAGCCTTATACGGTGAATACGGCATATGGGCACGCCCACTAAGTATGTTTACTGAAACCGTAGAAAAAGACGGTAAAACTATCGCCCGTTTTGCCTACCTTGGTGAAGCCGATTAA